Proteins from one Caldalkalibacillus salinus genomic window:
- the uvsE gene encoding UV DNA damage repair endonuclease UvsE: protein MTLVRLGYVGMSVHLQNASPSQTMTFTQFQKLGDREAAIGKLERIAVSNLENCLRLLKHNAAHDIHFFRFSSRIVPLATHEELKGWHYMQALKEPLAQLGEFIDKHGMRVGFHPDHFVLINSPRDEVFKPSLENLKMHYLLLKGMNVDTEHRCVMHVGGDYKKRDDALERFVTNWGRVPHAIQRMMMLENDDKSFHLEDTLYLCEKLQIPLVFDYHHHLAHHHDIHWEKQWDRVLQTWAHSPLPVKMHMSSPKSETQFRAHAEYVDLDMFMDFLQQVKGSCEQIDCMIEAKKKDDALFKLVKQLRKDPRVEMVDQASFRLK from the coding sequence ATGACCCTTGTACGGTTGGGCTATGTGGGGATGAGTGTCCATTTGCAAAACGCCTCTCCATCTCAAACGATGACGTTTACGCAATTTCAGAAGTTGGGAGATCGTGAAGCGGCTATTGGCAAGCTTGAAAGAATTGCCGTGTCTAACTTAGAAAACTGTCTACGCCTGTTAAAACATAACGCAGCCCATGACATTCATTTTTTTCGCTTTAGCTCTAGGATCGTTCCCCTCGCTACTCACGAAGAATTAAAAGGGTGGCACTATATGCAAGCTCTTAAGGAACCTTTGGCTCAGTTAGGTGAGTTCATAGATAAGCATGGCATGCGTGTGGGCTTCCACCCGGACCATTTTGTTTTAATAAACTCACCTCGGGATGAGGTTTTTAAACCTTCCTTAGAGAATCTAAAAATGCATTATTTATTGTTAAAAGGCATGAATGTGGACACGGAGCATCGTTGTGTGATGCATGTAGGTGGTGACTATAAAAAGCGGGACGATGCTCTAGAACGTTTTGTCACCAACTGGGGACGTGTCCCGCATGCCATTCAACGGATGATGATGTTAGAAAACGATGATAAATCTTTTCATCTTGAGGATACGCTGTATTTATGTGAGAAGCTCCAAATACCGCTCGTGTTTGATTACCATCATCACCTAGCCCATCATCATGACATACATTGGGAAAAACAATGGGACCGCGTCTTACAGACCTGGGCACACTCCCCATTGCCTGTTAAGATGCATATGTCTAGCCCCAAAAGTGAAACGCAGTTCAGAGCACACGCCGAGTATGTCGACCTGGACATGTTCATGGATTTCTTGCAACAGGTGAAAGGGAGCTGTGAACAGATTGACTGCATGATTGAAGCGAAAAAGAAGGATGATGCTTTATTTAAACTCGTCAAGCAGTTGCGAAAAGATCCTCGTGTAGAAATGGTCGATCAAGCTAGCTTTAGGCTGAAATAG